AGCCCCACCTGGGCCTAGAAGAGGCAGCCCTACCTCGGGTGCAGTGGGATGCAAATTAGAAGCCTCTAGAAGGGAGATCAGAAACATGGGGGCCATTAGGGATGTGGCCCAGCTGGGGCTCTTCCCACCAGAAAGGGTTTTGTGCCCTGTTCCTAGACCTAACGTCCCAGCCCAGGCTGGAAGAGATGTTCCCGGGACAGAGGCGGGAGATGGGAGGGACCAGGAGGCCCgcctggctcccaggcctggggTCAGTCCACGTGCAGGGCAGACACTCACCAGGGGCGCCACACCAGGGATCCACATGGCCAGGGCGTGGCCCTGCCTCAGCGCCTGGGCTGTGGTCTGGAAGGCGTGCCGAGAGAGGGTGTTGGCCAGGGCCCCAACCCTGCTCACCAGGCTGGCCTTGGCCTTGGGAGGCTCCTGGGCCTGCTGGTGTCCTGGGGCAGCGGCTGGGTAGGAGTTTGGGACAAAAGAAGGGAGGACAGgtcagagaggggctggggcaaGCCGGGGGTGTCTAGGGTTGAGAAAGGGTTGTCCTGGCTCCACCACAAGCTTGCTGGTGACTTGAGCAACTGGCTTCCCCACTTATAAATGTGGAGGGGGCTAAATGAGGTGAGATCCATCTGAAAAACCCACCCACCGGACCTCCCCTGTGGGATGAGCACTTGCCGATTTTGCTAATTCCCATGCAACAGAGGAGGCCAACTCGCTCCCCAGGGCGGGTCTGCCAGCCCCCTAGTGGCAGATACCTGACTCTTTCTCCGCTGGCGGGAGGAGGAACTCAGCAACCTTCTCAATGCCGCCCAAGGCCAAGTCGGCCCCTCCAGAGGCCAGCCGGCCCACTCGGGTGTTGGCGGCATATTCGGCAGTGTCTTTGGCCACCCCCCAAGCGAGCTCACAGCCGGCCAGAGCGGCCTCCAGGACCTTGTCTGAGGTGCTGGCAATGGGGACGCTGATGCTGTTCCTGGCGCTGCGAAGGCGGGTGGAGATGGTGTCCTTCAGCTCAGAGGCGATCTGGGGGAGCGGGAAGGAGGGTCAGGCACGTGGGTCTGGTGGGCCCTGAGCCCAGCTTCCAGGAAGGCAATATTTGGGCGCCTGGATTAAGCTGAGCTTTAAAGGGAAAGGCTCTGACCCGCCCTGTGCTGACCACCCAGACACTGGCCTCTTTACCCCGTTTCTGCCTGTCGAGATCCTAACCATCCTGTGAGGATGCCCCAAAGGCCATCTCCTTGATGACGCCTATCCTGATACCCTCCTGCAGAGGAGGCATCTCCTCTTCTACATCCCTCTGCTGTGTCCTCCATCCTTCCCTCAGAACACCGTGCACACACCCATCTGCGTTTATATTGCTTTATAGACGTGGGTGATCTTCCTACAAGTTCTGCCCGGGGGACATCACTAGTTTGCTCagttgtaaaatgaggataagcaCCTGGTCCCAGAGGATGAAGTGAGAGGGCTCCCTAAATCACGAGCTGCGTGGGGCAGGGCTCAGTGGGATGGATAAGTAGGAGATGGAGGCTTATTCCCCAGAAGCACCTGACACGGCCCTTTCCAACGCAGATACCCAGTGAATGTACAGCCAAGTGAAGTGCTTTTTCCAGGCTTATGGCCCGTGAAGGGCTGGCTCTTAAGGACATGGGCCTGTAGTCCTGCGGTCTGAGGAGGGTGACCCATCTCTCAGGTGGCTGTAGTTGTCAGGTGGTCCTGTGCAGCCCCCTGGGGGGTCCTGGTGGATGGGGTATCAGGAGCAGTGGGACCCACCCCAAGCTCCTGTTCGAGTTTGCCTCTGGGCTTGTGCTGCTGGTCCCCAAAAGCCTGCCTCCGTGTGgcccccaggaggaggaaggggcacgTTGCCTGGCCTTAGGGGCAGCCCTCCCCACAGAAATGGAAGACGCACGGTTACAGCATCGTCAGCTCGcgccctctccttcctccagaggCAGTGACGACAGAGTGTGGGGCGtggtggaggagagggaggggctcaCCTTTTCAGGAGGGTACTGGAGGGCTGGGATCTTCTCCTCCAGGTGGTCCAGGCCTCGGCAGGCCAGCTCGTTGGCAGCTGTGACTGGAAGAGAAGGGCCATGGGAGGTGAGCCCTGCCTCCACCGTGAGAACTAGCAGTGCCCTCTGTGCCAAGGAAGGTGCCCGGGAGCCCTCAgacccccagccctgctgcctccaGAGCAGCTCGGGACCTGAGGCCCTCTGCGCCTTTAGCCCCGTCTGCTGCGACTCCTTGAGACCAGGCTGGTGGCTTTCCGGGTGCAGGAACTCTGGAGGCCGGCCGACTGCACTCAGAGCCCAGCGCCTGCACCTGCAGCGTGTGGCTCAGGCAAGTCACAACCTGCCTGACGCTCGggttcctcttttgtaaaatgtggaCTAATGGGGCCCAACTTGCAGGGTTGTTGCGAGGAGAAAGTGACGGAAACCATGTGAATCACCAACAAATACTGGTCTCTCCCTCCCGGGCTCTCTGGAGGAGCATGAGAAAGGACAGCAGAGgtgtgaggggaggggtggcagggCCCTAGGGCAGGCCTCGGTGGGACCAGGCCTGGTGCTACTTAGTTCTGGAGGTGACCAGCCCCCAGCCACAGCGGTCCAGGTCCCAGACTGTCCGTGGCCCTCCCTTTTACCCTCTAGGAGTGAGAGCGTCAACAGTGGGCAGAGGGTcacagggaggagaaaggagctgcCCCCAGAGAGCAGGGCCAGCGCCAGAAGATGTGAGTGCTTCCAGAAGACACTGCCCAGGGGCTGCTGGGGATGTGCGCTCTGCATTTGCAACCACGGAGAGCAGTTTGCAAGGATATTTGCATATACTCCTCCATATATTCTTTCTCCAGAGATcctatttttctttacaaaattctCAAGTAGCAGAAAGCCCAGATGACTTGGCCATCTTCTGATTGGGCAAAATGAGACCCAGGGAAATTATTTAAGGAGCTTGCAGGCAGGAGGGCTGGCTCAGGGCCTGGGTCTTCTTTGCATCTGTCCTCTCCTGTCTGCTGTGCAGAATCCTCAGATACGCCTATTTCTCTAATGAGATCTCTAATGAGATGGTGGGAGGTCCTAGACTTCTTAGTGCTGCTGGAATTTCCCGCAGGCCTGTTAAGAGCTGTGCCTTGGAGGCATATTTTCAAATGGGCAGAACACTTTGAACAGGGCAGGTCTAGTGAGGTCCTCATGGACCCTTGTCCTCCACCTCCAGGGATCTGGCTGGTAGCTCTCTGTTGCCCCTGCCTGTCAAGAGCTGGTACCACCAGCTGCTGGGCCCAGAGGGATTCCCCTCACCCTCACCCTCTCTCCAGCCCTGCGAGGCCCACACTCGTGCCCACTGCCCCTGCCTCTGTGCCAGACTCTGCTAGTTCCTGCGGATGCTGATGCTGGATTTGGAGCTAAAGTGGGTGTCTGGTCTGCCACGGGCCCCATTCCCACCACCGCCCACATAGCTCTGCCCATCCCTTCCCCTTGCCAATTCTTTGGCCCATCATTGCTATCCTAGGAAAATGTCAGCTGGGCTCTAGAGGAGGCATCTATAGATGAGATctctatctatatctacatctacATCCATCCATATCTGTAATGAGAAGACCAAGTCATGAGATGTAGGCAGTCAGGCAGACAGGTAAAAAGGCAGACAGACAAGCAAGCTATCAGATGACCAGATAGACTGACGGGTGGACAGACAGACTGGCAGGCAGGCAGTGAGCATTGGTGAAAGGGCAGGCAGCCTCCGAGCGCCACGAGGACTTACACTGGGTGGACAGCCTGCGCACCACTGGCTCCATGCTCCAGGCCGCCAGGCTGCCGGCGCCCTGCACACCCTTCTCGTAGGCATTGCACACAGAGGCCACCAGGGGGTGGGCTTCCTTGGTGCTGGTGTAGGTTTTCTGGAAGCACGCGCAGGTGCCGCTCACCACCGGGAGCTGCAGGACCCGCTGCAGCACGTTCTCCTGCTCCTGGCATGGAAGGAGGAAAGGCATTCAGCTTGTCCGCCCTCTCTTTCCCACCTCCCAGGAGAGTGGGCTGAGGGTCACAGAGCCCACTGGTGGGGCTAGCCAGGGTCCAAGTGACCTAGGAGGGACCCAGGCCAGCGAGGTCTCTGGATGCCCACAGGAAAAACAAGAGCCAGCCTTCCATGCTCTCCTGGTCACAGTCCAGGCTTTGCAGAGCTGCTGAGGCCATCTCCATCCTCCAGGGGCCTTCCAGCCCACCCCTGGTAGAGAGCAAGCATGTCAGCATATCTGTCTAGAGTTTTCGTCCACCTTGGATTGGTGGCTTCATCTAAACGTTTCTGTGGTCTTTCTGGGACACTGCCTCCCCGCCTGTGCATGCTGTCCCACTGCCCAgaatgctcccctcccctcccatggCCTTCTGTCTGGTGAGATGCCATCACTTCTTCTGCAAAGCTTCCTGACTCTCCTCCCTCACATCAGAAGCCACCACTTCCTTCCCTGGGCTGTCTCCAGCTTCGTCACATGGTGCTGCGATCATGTGCGTACTTGTCTCTCGCCCGGGACACTGTCATCTTGGTGTTTCCAGGGCCTCGCCTAGAGCCTGCAGAGTAAGGTCAGTTGAATAAATGCAGCACTGTCAGGGCTGCACCTAGCAGAAGGCGTAAGTTCAGAACCACAGAATCTTAGTTCTCCAGGGGCCTCTGCAGCAAGGCTGCTTCCCAGAGCGTCTCTGGTCGGCCTGTATTCAGACGTCTCCATGGAAGCAGCTCACCCCTCACAGAGTGACCTGTGCCCCTCATTGGACAGCACTGCTGAGCTGAAATCTGCCTCCACCCTCTGCTCGATCCTCTGCCCTCTGGAACAACACTGAGCAAATCTATTTCATCATTTGTGGGCTGGCCCTTCGCATATTTGAAGGCAAATGTGTCTCCCTTTAGTGGTCCCTTCTCCTTGCTAAATAGCTCCAGTTCCTCACTCAGCCTACAAACGGCTCAGCACGCTCGTCTGTGATCCCCTCCTCTGGGCACGCTACACTTTGGTGTTGCCTTTCTTAATAATAACGAAACTTCAGGTCACGTAGGAATCTTAGTGAAGAAACACTAGTCTTTGAGTAAAAGAACATGGACTCTAGCGACACAGAGGGAAACATTTACTCAGTGCCACCATGCTCCAGCTCTGATGGGGTGCTTTGGTGCACATGACCCCATTTAATTCTAACGGCAACCCTCTGAGGTCAGCATTATCACCACCACTTAGCCGAGGATGAGGCAAAGactcagagacatgaagtgacttagccaagatcacacagctagtaagtggcagagccaggatccaaCTCAGGCCTGAAATGGCACATCTGGGATTTGCTCCAAAATACCACAAAGGGGGGGAATGGATGGGGGTGAGGATGAGGCGGGATCGGCCGTGGATTCGTGGTTGTTGGGGCCAGTGAAGGGTATCATAGTCTTCCGTCTACTCTTACAAATGTTAAGAATTCTCcacataaaaagtaaaaggagaaaactCCCCCGGTCTGACTCCCGCTTGAGCTCTCTCTGTAGCTTTGAATATGCCGCTCTCGCAGGTTCTGCCCTGGAGGCAAAGACCCAGCCTCTTCCATTTGTAGGAGGCTGAGTCAGAAGACTCGCTGGACAGCAGGCTGCAATAGTCTAGCTTTTTGTCTTGCAGGTGAGTTTGAAATTTGAACTGAAAAAAGATTATGACCGTAAACAAGAAAACCTCTTCTTGAACATTTTGGACAGAGACTTCAGAGTTGTTTCAGGCAAAGCCAAACAGGGAGGGAGGTCCCAGGAGGGAATAAGCCACCATCCGTCAGGATGGCTTAACTGTGCACTTGACCATTTTATGCTTCTCCGTGTTCTATGATTCGATACAGAACTTGCCATGGCGATTCCTAGTGCAAAAGTTAGTTAAAGCCTAACAGGACAAGGTGGGTATTGTATGGGTTCACAATTTTTAAGTTTCACTGTTTGAACTGTGCCTAAATCAGAGAGGCCTCGCCAGGAGGCATCAGATACACCTAAGAGTGTCAAACCACTCCAAGTCACAGTGAAAACCAGGCCAGACCCACACCACTGGACACACTGCCCTCCAACCCCTCCCCACGTACAGCTGCAGGGGCTGTGCACTCTGTAACTCCAAGAGGTGCCATTTACATGGACTACGACATGAACGATGGCCCTGGACTTACAGAGTGCCGTGGATCAGGACTGGGCACTCTCTGCCTGGGTACACAGAGCGTGGCTTCCGCATCAGGGCTTAGAGTACAGTAGGCCCCTTCCTGTCCTTTCCCTCCCAGCCAgtatttctgtcctttttctccaAGGTGCTTAGTTTTTAATAGGCATCCTCCCCCCCAGATCCTCTAACAGCCCCCTGCAAAAGGAAGTGAGGGCAACAATAACTAGGACACGATGGTCAATGATCTACGACTTTAATCTAGATGTATCTTGTTCTGCCTCCCCTGACCCTGCCCTCCCTGTACCCCCGACACCCTCGGTTGTCCACCCCGTCCCCTATCAGCCCACATTACTCACAGGAAGGTCTCCCTCCAGCAAGGCCAGGTCCTTGTTGACTGCCATTGTAGCTCTTGAAGCTGCAAAGCAGAGGGCCCGTCAGAAAGCCCTCAGCCTGAGACCCACAGGGTCAGTCCCCTACCTCTCATGGCCACCAACTGGGCCCAGGCTGCCCGGGAGCTCAAGATTCCTGAACAGAAGGCATTAGGTTGGAGGGTAAATATCTTGGACAAGTGGCCACTCCTTCGAGTCCCCCAGGAATGAGTTGCCCCACAGCCTACTTGTCAAGACTGATGTTTCTTACAAGGGTTCAgggtaagaaatgaaaaatgaaggtaGCTTTGAGAGATATGAGGTTTTAGATGAAGTCGAGGGGCTTTTAGATGAGAGTCCAAAAGAGACTAAAAGACTAAGTTTCagatttagtcttttttttaatgaaaaagttctgcGTTAATTCCTCTTTTTAAGGAAGCATATCCACCAGTCCTTCCCTCTGGCTCAACCAGGTGAGAAACAGTCACTCTTAAAACCAGCTATTTCAGCTGCGTTCTGGCAAAGGTGGTGGCCCCAGAGCACCTGCTCTGCGCTCTTGGTCGTTCACCTTGAGTAACCTCTCCTCAGCGGTCTCCCTGTAGCCCTCTTCATCCTCAGTAAAATTCCCAGGAGACCCTCACCCTCAACTTCTTCCCTTTAACTCAGAAACAAGCCAGGGAAGGCAGACGTCCCAGGACCCTCACACTCACTCCGGTGGATGCTGCCTCCGTCCCTCTGAGCCCAGGCCGCAGAGCGTGTCCTCTGGCAGAAGCGATCCCAGGAGCTCTAGGGAGCCTTGGACAACGCTACTGACACCTCCCAgcaagaggagggcagagaggaagagagagctgcTCAGCTGGTTGCCATGGTTACTTGACCCAGGGTCCCCTGGGCATATGCTAACTTCTGTAAGGAGATTTAGCCAACTAGGCGGTGGATCGCAGACCTGGAGGCCCAGGCTCGGAGTTGCTATTCCGGAGCCATGAAGTATCAGTTCTGTaacatatttctcaaaaaatctgttttccagaAAGAAGGTGTTGGGATATTTGTCACTAAACTCATAAGCTCCAAAGTTCTATAATCTTTGGCTCCTTTTCCACAGAAGGTCCTGTGGGACCATTTTCACCCTATTTCCCTCATCACTTATTATCTACTGTCAAGAGGGAATCTTGAACAGTAAGATTTAAACCTGAACAGAGTTCACCTAAACGTACTACCCTTTGATTATGAAGATAAATTGCTCTCAGTGACAAAGAGAAGCGGAGCTGGGGGTTGACTCCTTAACAATCTTGCCTCTGGGGGAGGAATTTCAACCTCTGTAAATTCCTAGATCTCAAGAAAGTTTACGGACCTCTACCTGGTCTAAGATGCCACCAGAACATGCAGCAAGAAAGCCAACCAGATTTTGTCTGGTCTGGAAAAGGGACAGTGTCGACCAAGATTTTGTTACATCGACAGCATCCAGACAACCCAGGACCGTCACCTCCCAACCCTTCCTTAGCAACAAGTCGGGCAGGAGCCCAAATTCTAATCGGCGGCTTCAAAGATGATGGACTGTGGTGTAAGCCATGGTTTCTGGCTGTCTAAGGAGGGCCTTTTAATTAAAATGGGTAATAGGAAGACACAACCTATTTTCCTTGTTGGGAGAACTCTATCTATTGTTACCTCTCTACTGAGTTGTACGCTGTGGGCAATGGGAGGAAGAGGCGAGGGGTGGGGAGAAATGGAGCTTTATGGCAGATCCTTGGGAGTCAATTCTGTTTCTGTGATATAATAAACCAGGCAGTGAGGAGtcaggaaagggaggggaggcaaGCAGGGAGCCCCCAAAAGGAGTAATATAAAATGCGATGCATTTAATATTAACCCAAcctagactttta
The DNA window shown above is from Equus quagga isolate Etosha38 chromosome 2, UCLA_HA_Equagga_1.0, whole genome shotgun sequence and carries:
- the PLIN1 gene encoding perilipin-1, which codes for MAVNKDLALLEGDLPEQENVLQRVLQLPVVSGTCACFQKTYTSTKEAHPLVASVCNAYEKGVQGAGSLAAWSMEPVVRRLSTQFTAANELACRGLDHLEEKIPALQYPPEKIASELKDTISTRLRSARNSISVPIASTSDKVLEAALAGCELAWGVAKDTAEYAANTRVGRLASGGADLALGGIEKVAEFLLPPAEKESAAAPGHQQAQEPPKAKASLVSRVGALANTLSRHAFQTTAQALRQGHALAMWIPGVAPLSSLAQWGASAAMQVVSRRQSGVRVSRLHSLMGSQEEDHEDQADTAGEETEEEEESEAEENKLGEGAAQPSPQGLLGSVAHGLQKALQGTISAVTWAPAAVLGTAGRVLHLVPARPASSTKGRAMSLSDALKGVTDNVVDTVVHYVPLPRLSLMEPESEFRDIDNPPAEAERREAERRASGAPPAGPEPAPRPAQPRGSLRISTCVLTAFHLHIHPPIAC